Proteins encoded within one genomic window of Chlorobaculum sp. MV4-Y:
- the ppdK gene encoding pyruvate, phosphate dikinase: protein MPNSNANEESAVAKKYIYSFAGGSAEGDASMKNLLGGKGANLAEMANIGLPVPPGFTLSTEVCTYYYDHQKTYPANLFETDIPAALKKVEDYLGKKFGAPKNPLLVSVRSGARASMPGMMDTILNLGLNDMTVEGLARKSGNPRFAWDCYRRFVSMYGDVVLDLKPADKKQIDPFEEILEQKKHELGIHLDTELGVDDLKDLVARYKKAILEKTGKTFPENPEEQLRGAIGAVFNSWNNERAIVYRKLNHIPGWWGTACNVQAMVFGNMGEDCGTGVAFTRDAATGDNIFYGEFLMNAQGEDVVAGTRTPLKIEQLAQEKPAIYNQLEEIRSILEKHYRDMMDIEFTIENDKLFMLQCRVGKRTGFAAIKIAVDMYNEGLIDEKEVLRRIEPEQLNQLLRPVFDLKEKKAAIDSGRLLTTGLNAGPGAACGRIYFNADDAIEATARGEKVILVRIETSPEDIKGMDAAEGILTERGGMTSHAALVARQMGKVCVAGCGALRIDYKAGEMRVNGSDIVLKEGDYLSIDGSTGEVIAGEVKTKNSEILEVLIDKTLAPEDAPTFQIYDQLMKWADKYRKLNIRTNADQPDQAEIAVTFGAEGIGLCRTEHMFFGGNRIDAMREMILADDIAGRKVALDKLLPYQRDDFYGLFKAMGARPVTVRLLDPPLHEFLPHTDAEIDDLATKIGKSSTEIKARIESLHEFNPMLGLRGCRLGILHPEIIVMQVRAIIEAACRIKQESQEIVPEIMVPLVSTVKELEITSEVIHKTARSVIAEQGVGVKYLVGTMIEVPRAAITSDQIAQAADFFSYGTNDLTQMGLGMSRDDSGQFLPIYQQQEIFARNPFESIDIDGVGRLLSISAKEGRSVKPDLKLGICGEHGGDPATVEFCHKTGLNYVSCSPFRVPIARLAAARAALL from the coding sequence ATGCCGAATTCTAACGCTAACGAAGAATCCGCCGTAGCCAAGAAGTACATCTACAGTTTTGCTGGCGGCTCAGCGGAAGGGGATGCCTCCATGAAAAACCTGCTCGGGGGCAAAGGCGCCAACCTGGCGGAAATGGCCAACATCGGCTTGCCCGTCCCTCCAGGATTCACCCTTTCGACAGAGGTCTGCACTTACTACTACGATCATCAGAAAACCTACCCCGCGAACCTCTTCGAAACCGACATTCCAGCCGCTCTCAAGAAAGTTGAAGATTACCTCGGCAAAAAATTCGGCGCCCCCAAAAACCCGCTGCTCGTCTCTGTTCGCTCCGGCGCTCGCGCCTCGATGCCTGGCATGATGGACACGATCCTCAACCTCGGCCTCAACGATATGACCGTCGAGGGCCTGGCCCGCAAATCGGGCAATCCCCGATTCGCCTGGGACTGCTACCGTCGCTTCGTATCGATGTACGGCGACGTTGTGCTTGACCTCAAACCGGCTGACAAAAAGCAGATCGATCCTTTCGAAGAGATTCTCGAACAGAAAAAGCACGAGCTTGGCATTCACCTCGATACGGAGCTTGGTGTCGATGACCTCAAAGACCTCGTGGCCCGCTACAAAAAAGCGATCCTCGAAAAGACCGGCAAAACCTTCCCCGAAAATCCTGAAGAGCAGCTTCGTGGCGCTATCGGCGCGGTGTTCAACAGCTGGAACAACGAGCGCGCCATCGTCTATCGCAAGCTGAACCACATCCCCGGCTGGTGGGGCACCGCCTGCAACGTGCAGGCGATGGTCTTCGGCAACATGGGCGAAGATTGCGGCACCGGCGTAGCCTTCACCCGCGACGCAGCGACTGGCGACAACATCTTCTACGGCGAGTTCCTCATGAACGCCCAGGGTGAGGATGTGGTGGCCGGAACCCGCACGCCGCTGAAAATCGAGCAGCTCGCGCAGGAAAAGCCCGCCATTTACAACCAGCTCGAGGAGATTCGTTCAATCCTCGAAAAGCACTACCGCGACATGATGGATATCGAGTTCACCATCGAGAACGACAAGCTCTTCATGTTGCAGTGCCGCGTCGGCAAGCGCACCGGTTTTGCTGCCATCAAGATCGCTGTTGACATGTACAACGAGGGTCTGATCGACGAGAAAGAGGTGCTGCGCCGTATCGAACCCGAGCAGCTCAACCAGCTTCTCCGCCCGGTTTTCGACCTCAAGGAAAAGAAAGCCGCCATCGACAGCGGACGCCTGCTCACCACCGGTCTCAATGCCGGCCCCGGCGCTGCCTGCGGTCGAATCTACTTCAACGCCGACGACGCCATCGAAGCCACCGCACGCGGTGAAAAGGTGATCCTCGTCAGGATCGAGACCTCGCCGGAAGATATCAAAGGCATGGACGCCGCTGAAGGCATCCTCACCGAGCGCGGCGGCATGACCTCACACGCGGCTCTCGTCGCCCGCCAGATGGGCAAGGTGTGCGTGGCCGGTTGCGGCGCGCTTCGCATCGACTACAAGGCTGGCGAAATGCGCGTCAATGGCAGCGACATCGTCCTGAAAGAGGGCGACTATCTCTCCATCGACGGCAGCACCGGCGAAGTGATCGCAGGCGAAGTCAAGACCAAGAACTCCGAAATTCTCGAAGTGCTGATCGACAAGACGCTCGCTCCCGAGGACGCGCCGACCTTCCAGATTTACGACCAGCTCATGAAGTGGGCCGACAAGTACCGCAAGCTCAACATCCGTACCAACGCTGACCAGCCCGACCAGGCCGAGATCGCCGTTACCTTCGGCGCGGAGGGCATCGGTCTCTGCCGTACCGAGCACATGTTCTTCGGCGGCAACCGCATCGACGCCATGCGCGAGATGATTCTCGCCGACGACATCGCCGGGCGCAAAGTCGCGCTCGACAAGCTGCTTCCCTACCAGCGCGACGACTTCTACGGCCTCTTCAAGGCGATGGGCGCACGCCCGGTGACCGTCCGCCTGCTCGATCCGCCGCTCCACGAGTTCCTGCCGCACACCGACGCCGAGATCGACGACCTCGCCACCAAGATTGGCAAGTCGAGCACCGAGATCAAGGCCCGCATCGAGAGCCTGCACGAGTTCAACCCGATGCTCGGTCTACGCGGCTGCCGCCTCGGCATTCTCCATCCGGAGATCATCGTCATGCAGGTGCGCGCCATCATCGAGGCCGCCTGCCGCATCAAGCAGGAAAGCCAAGAGATCGTACCGGAGATCATGGTTCCGCTGGTCAGCACCGTAAAAGAGCTTGAAATCACCAGCGAAGTGATTCACAAAACCGCCCGCAGCGTCATCGCAGAACAGGGCGTTGGCGTGAAGTACCTGGTCGGTACCATGATCGAAGTGCCTCGTGCGGCGATCACTTCGGATCAGATCGCACAGGCCGCCGACTTTTTCAGCTACGGCACCAACGACCTGACCCAGATGGGCCTTGGCATGAGCCGCGACGACTCCGGCCAGTTCCTGCCGATCTACCAGCAGCAGGAGATCTTCGCCCGCAACCCGTTCGAGAGCATCGACATCGACGGCGTCGGACGACTGCTCAGCATCTCGGCCAAAGAGGGCCGCTCGGTCAAGCCAGACCTCAAGCTCGGCATCTGCGGCGAGCACGGCGGCGACCCGGCCACGGTCGAGTTCTGCCACAAAACCGGCCTGAACTACGTCTCATGCAGCCCGTTCCGCGTACCGATTGCCCGCCTGGCGGCAGCCCGCGCGGCACTGCTCTGA
- the purD gene encoding phosphoribosylamine--glycine ligase encodes MKVLIIGSGAREHAMAWAVARSSKVSTVFVAPGNGGTATMGGKVRNVPTKAADIDALLDLVATESIGLTVVGPEQPLEAGIVNRFREAGLKVVGPTAEAARLETSKVFAKEFMKRHGIPTAAYEVFRDHASAKAFLEACGSFPQVIKASGLCAGKGVVVAMSREEALEAIHEFFESRIFGDAADEVVIEQFLTGQEASVFALTDGENYRLFLSAQDHKRIGEGNTGKNTGGMGAYAPAPLVTPEVMARVEELIIRPTLAGMKADGYAYTGFLYVGLMIDNGVPSVVEYNARLGDPETQVVLPMLKSDLFDALLASVESGLEAVPFEMQAGAAATVVMASAGYPDAYETGKPITIDPAVNDMDGVLVFHAGTRRDGDALVTSGGRVLSVTACAGSLKEALDRAYGAVDTIEFEGAYCRRDIGAKAL; translated from the coding sequence ATGAAGGTTCTGATTATCGGAAGCGGCGCCAGGGAACATGCCATGGCCTGGGCCGTCGCGCGCAGCAGCAAGGTTTCAACTGTTTTCGTGGCTCCCGGCAACGGCGGCACGGCCACGATGGGCGGCAAGGTGCGCAATGTGCCGACGAAGGCGGCCGATATCGATGCCCTGCTCGATCTCGTTGCGACAGAGTCGATTGGCCTGACGGTGGTTGGTCCGGAGCAGCCGCTCGAAGCGGGTATCGTCAACCGGTTCCGCGAGGCAGGACTGAAGGTGGTTGGCCCGACCGCCGAGGCGGCGCGTCTCGAAACGAGCAAGGTGTTCGCCAAGGAGTTCATGAAGCGCCACGGCATTCCGACCGCCGCATACGAAGTGTTCCGCGACCATGCGTCCGCGAAAGCGTTCCTCGAAGCGTGCGGTTCGTTCCCGCAGGTGATCAAGGCCAGCGGCCTCTGCGCGGGCAAGGGCGTGGTGGTTGCGATGAGTCGCGAGGAGGCTCTTGAGGCGATCCACGAATTTTTCGAGTCGCGCATCTTTGGCGATGCCGCTGACGAGGTGGTGATCGAACAGTTCCTCACCGGCCAGGAGGCGAGCGTGTTCGCCCTGACCGACGGGGAAAACTACCGGCTTTTCCTCTCCGCGCAGGATCACAAGCGTATCGGCGAGGGCAACACCGGCAAGAACACCGGCGGCATGGGCGCTTACGCACCGGCTCCGCTGGTGACGCCGGAGGTGATGGCGCGGGTCGAGGAGCTGATTATCCGCCCGACGCTCGCTGGGATGAAGGCCGACGGATACGCCTATACCGGTTTTCTCTATGTCGGGCTCATGATCGACAACGGCGTACCGTCGGTGGTCGAGTACAACGCGCGGCTCGGTGATCCCGAAACGCAGGTGGTGCTGCCGATGCTGAAGAGCGACCTCTTCGACGCCCTGCTCGCGAGCGTCGAGAGCGGTCTCGAAGCCGTGCCGTTCGAGATGCAGGCGGGAGCCGCCGCGACGGTCGTCATGGCCTCAGCGGGCTATCCCGATGCATACGAAACCGGTAAGCCGATCACCATCGATCCGGCGGTGAACGATATGGATGGCGTGCTCGTTTTCCATGCCGGAACGCGTCGCGATGGCGATGCGCTCGTGACCTCCGGTGGCCGCGTGCTTTCGGTGACTGCCTGCGCCGGGTCGCTGAAAGAGGCGCTCGATCGGGCCTATGGGGCGGTGGACACCATCGAATTCGAGGGGGCGTACTGTCGCCGTGACATTGGCGCTAAGGCGCTCTGA
- a CDS encoding hydrolase, giving the protein MITPKEALLLVIDIQEKLAPAVFQSDRVIKNTSKLIRACKLLGVPVVHTEQYPKGLGQTVDALGSLIGEETPFEKLSFSCCGNDDFMKRLRTLDRNDILVAGMETHVCVYQTCVELLEFGYNVHLVTDGVSSRNEENRALGIRCIERAGAMLTSTEMAIFELLRVAEGETFKAISKIVKED; this is encoded by the coding sequence ATGATTACCCCGAAAGAAGCTCTTCTGCTCGTCATCGATATTCAGGAAAAACTCGCGCCCGCTGTTTTTCAGTCAGATCGCGTCATAAAAAACACAAGCAAGCTGATCCGGGCGTGCAAGCTTCTCGGGGTGCCGGTCGTTCATACCGAGCAGTATCCGAAAGGACTTGGCCAGACGGTCGATGCTCTCGGCTCGCTGATCGGAGAGGAAACGCCGTTCGAGAAACTTTCGTTCAGTTGCTGCGGCAATGACGACTTCATGAAGCGCCTGCGTACGCTTGACCGCAACGACATTCTTGTGGCCGGCATGGAGACCCATGTGTGCGTTTACCAGACCTGCGTCGAGCTGCTCGAATTCGGCTACAACGTCCACCTGGTCACCGATGGCGTTTCGTCGCGAAACGAGGAGAATCGCGCACTCGGCATTCGCTGCATCGAACGCGCCGGAGCCATGCTCACCAGCACCGAGATGGCCATTTTCGAACTCCTCCGCGTCGCCGAAGGGGAGACGTTCAAGGCGATTTCAAAGATCGTCAAGGAGGATTGA
- a CDS encoding DUF2892 domain-containing protein, with the protein MKKNMGQKDRAVRAILGVAMLVYGVVFQNLVGIVGLIPLATAIIGYCPLYEVLGVTSNKYAD; encoded by the coding sequence ATGAAGAAAAATATGGGGCAAAAAGATCGTGCCGTTCGTGCTATCCTGGGCGTGGCCATGCTCGTTTATGGTGTCGTTTTTCAGAACCTTGTCGGAATCGTCGGACTGATTCCCCTGGCGACGGCAATCATCGGCTATTGCCCACTTTATGAAGTGCTCGGGGTTACCTCCAACAAGTACGCCGATTGA
- a CDS encoding M67 family metallopeptidase — MKLPRRKFEIIQEHAIRDLPYECCGLLVGRKVVDHRGNIDNIVLEVAPCRNALYYGKENGFEISYNEFIDVEREASGLGLVVVGSYHSHINSTAVPSRNDIDFASPGHSMLIISLYGGVPREVTSWLRRDSGGFHQEQIKVMA, encoded by the coding sequence ATGAAATTACCTCGTCGCAAGTTTGAGATCATCCAGGAGCACGCCATCAGGGATCTGCCCTACGAGTGCTGCGGCCTGCTCGTGGGCAGGAAGGTTGTTGATCATCGCGGAAACATCGACAACATCGTGCTCGAAGTCGCTCCGTGCCGCAACGCGCTCTATTACGGAAAGGAGAACGGCTTTGAAATCTCCTACAATGAATTCATCGACGTTGAGCGCGAGGCCAGCGGTCTTGGGCTGGTGGTGGTCGGCTCGTACCACTCGCACATCAACTCGACCGCTGTGCCATCCAGAAACGACATCGACTTCGCCAGCCCGGGTCACTCAATGCTGATCATCTCTCTCTACGGCGGCGTGCCAAGAGAGGTCACCTCCTGGCTCCGCCGTGACTCCGGCGGGTTTCATCAGGAGCAGATCAAGGTAATGGCTTAA
- a CDS encoding fibrobacter succinogenes major paralogous domain-containing protein produces MLQRRNPFLLVVVLLLLVTGCAKRDKSIRSIIIGEQVWMAENLVTDRYRNGDPIRHAKSVEEWNDAISKQEGAWCDYGNEPNGGRLYNWFVVADPRGLAPAGWRVPSDDDWCKLEAATDGRGFETTFTGSRNCFGIFFGKGSSAFFWTATPSSEFDAWNREISEGSRKLQRVSVARGLGLSVRCVKEREK; encoded by the coding sequence GTGCTCCAACGTAGAAATCCGTTTTTGCTGGTCGTCGTTCTGTTGCTGCTGGTGACCGGCTGCGCAAAGCGGGACAAGAGCATACGGAGCATCATCATCGGCGAGCAGGTCTGGATGGCTGAAAACCTCGTCACCGACCGCTACCGCAACGGTGATCCGATTCGTCACGCGAAGAGCGTTGAGGAGTGGAACGACGCGATCTCGAAGCAGGAAGGGGCGTGGTGCGACTACGGCAACGAACCGAATGGCGGACGTCTCTATAACTGGTTCGTCGTCGCCGACCCGCGCGGCCTCGCTCCGGCAGGCTGGCGCGTGCCGTCCGACGACGATTGGTGCAAACTTGAAGCGGCGACGGATGGGCGGGGTTTCGAGACCACTTTCACCGGAAGCCGCAACTGCTTCGGCATCTTCTTCGGCAAAGGCAGCAGCGCCTTCTTCTGGACGGCCACGCCCTCCAGCGAGTTCGACGCCTGGAACCGCGAAATCAGCGAAGGCAGCCGAAAGCTTCAGCGGGTCAGCGTCGCGCGAGGTTTGGGGCTGTCGGTGCGGTGCGTGAAAGAGCGTGAAAAATGA
- a CDS encoding DUF374 domain-containing protein, whose product MAFVKDILLKSATRLLPHVLKLLFTTLKIEIDGEKLPDDPRGVMFAFWHGKMIAGWLLAQRLFPDREISAVVSLSGDGQILSDALDRLDFQLIRGSSSRGKEVVRRNIGVALSKSGVVAVTPDGPRGPHHRFKYGTLRLAAQHHTPLVFAEIRYGNARSLKGWDKFEIPLPFSRVRVTLRVVQTPEFPTEEAFRAWADKLSAGFDDE is encoded by the coding sequence ATGGCTTTCGTGAAAGACATCCTCCTGAAGAGCGCCACCCGCCTGCTCCCTCACGTTCTCAAACTGCTCTTCACGACGCTGAAGATCGAGATCGACGGAGAGAAGTTGCCGGATGACCCGCGCGGCGTGATGTTCGCCTTCTGGCACGGCAAGATGATCGCCGGATGGCTGCTGGCGCAGCGGCTCTTTCCCGACCGCGAGATTTCCGCCGTCGTCAGCCTCTCCGGCGACGGGCAGATTCTTTCGGACGCGCTCGACCGGCTCGACTTCCAGTTGATTCGCGGATCGAGTTCGCGGGGCAAGGAGGTGGTGCGCCGCAACATCGGCGTAGCCCTGAGCAAAAGCGGCGTGGTAGCCGTCACACCCGATGGCCCGCGCGGGCCACATCACCGCTTCAAATACGGCACGCTCCGGCTCGCTGCGCAACACCACACACCGCTGGTGTTCGCGGAGATTCGTTACGGCAACGCGCGAAGCCTCAAAGGCTGGGACAAATTTGAAATCCCACTGCCCTTCAGCCGCGTCAGGGTCACGCTTCGCGTCGTGCAGACGCCGGAGTTCCCGACCGAAGAGGCGTTCCGCGCCTGGGCCGACAAGCTTTCCGCCGGATTCGACGATGAGTAG
- the lpxK gene encoding tetraacyldisaccharide 4'-kinase, whose product MSSATLLRPAAALYGMVMSLRNRLYDRGIFKSWRSPIPVVSVGNITTGGTGKTPLVDWIVKFYAASGIATAIVSRGYGRRTKGVQLVSDGRHILLGSRDAGDETAMLAARNPGAIVVVAENRAEGVQFLMRQFAGRLPGVIVLDDAFQHRKIARDLDIVVVNASAPQELDAMLPAGRLREPLRGLDRADLVILGKITDETQANKLLARLKQFGKPVLRSRIKPGPLIKVDGTQSGAIEHGKKALAFAGIGAPAGFLHSLEAAGVKVTATKFFRDHKPYTETAIRSIIGEAKRQSLVPVTTEKDWFRIEDEPELAELLAEAGCCYLPIEQEFIDSTAELERRLMGVVKR is encoded by the coding sequence ATGAGTAGTGCAACCCTCCTGCGCCCCGCCGCCGCCCTCTACGGCATGGTGATGAGCCTGCGCAACCGGCTCTACGACCGGGGCATTTTTAAAAGCTGGCGCTCGCCGATTCCGGTGGTTTCGGTCGGCAACATCACCACCGGCGGCACGGGCAAGACGCCGCTCGTGGACTGGATCGTCAAGTTTTATGCGGCTTCGGGAATCGCGACGGCCATCGTCTCGCGAGGTTACGGACGCCGAACAAAGGGGGTGCAGCTCGTCTCTGACGGACGCCACATCCTGCTCGGCAGCCGCGACGCAGGCGACGAAACCGCGATGCTCGCCGCGCGAAATCCCGGCGCGATCGTCGTCGTCGCGGAAAATCGCGCCGAAGGGGTGCAATTTTTGATGCGCCAGTTCGCCGGACGCCTGCCCGGCGTGATCGTGCTCGACGACGCCTTCCAGCACCGCAAAATCGCGCGAGACCTCGACATCGTGGTGGTCAACGCCAGCGCCCCGCAGGAGCTGGACGCGATGCTCCCCGCCGGACGCCTCCGCGAACCGCTGCGAGGCCTCGACCGCGCCGACCTCGTCATCCTTGGCAAAATCACCGACGAAACCCAGGCGAACAAGCTGCTCGCCCGGCTCAAACAATTCGGCAAACCGGTACTCCGCTCGCGCATCAAACCGGGACCGTTAATAAAGGTGGATGGAACGCAAAGCGGCGCAATCGAGCACGGGAAGAAAGCGCTCGCCTTCGCCGGAATCGGCGCTCCGGCAGGATTTCTGCACAGCCTCGAAGCAGCGGGAGTGAAGGTCACGGCAACAAAGTTTTTCCGAGACCACAAACCTTATACGGAAACGGCAATCCGCTCGATTATCGGCGAAGCGAAGCGGCAAAGCCTCGTACCGGTCACAACGGAGAAAGACTGGTTCCGCATCGAGGATGAGCCGGAGCTTGCCGAATTGCTCGCGGAGGCTGGATGCTGCTATCTCCCTATCGAACAAGAATTTATCGACAGCACTGCGGAGCTAGAGAGACGGCTCATGGGGGTAGTAAAGCGATAA
- a CDS encoding methyltransferase family protein codes for MERPLDTSKRFGARGEYLVVIQIVLAALYIFIPAWPDLRNGDLYQRLTLLRWCVLAIGIIVGAILGIGGSLTIHRYLTPLPYPVDHSKLVDTGVYAWVRHPLYSAQLFAAAGWAVFSLSLSHLLVTALGLAFFNYKASKEEAWLTERHPEYRDYAAKVGKFAPGLGRLKK; via the coding sequence ATGGAAAGACCACTCGATACATCAAAGCGCTTTGGCGCGCGGGGCGAATATCTGGTTGTCATCCAGATAGTGCTTGCGGCGCTCTACATATTCATCCCCGCTTGGCCTGATCTCCGAAACGGCGATCTTTACCAGCGACTCACGCTTTTGCGCTGGTGCGTTCTCGCCATCGGAATAATTGTCGGTGCGATTCTGGGTATCGGCGGCTCGCTCACCATTCACCGTTACCTCACCCCGCTTCCGTACCCGGTCGATCACAGCAAACTGGTCGATACCGGCGTGTACGCCTGGGTGCGCCACCCGCTCTACAGCGCCCAGCTCTTCGCCGCCGCCGGATGGGCGGTGTTTTCACTGAGCCTCTCGCACCTGCTTGTGACAGCGCTGGGTCTCGCATTTTTCAACTACAAAGCCTCGAAAGAGGAAGCCTGGCTCACCGAGCGCCACCCCGAGTACCGCGACTACGCCGCAAAAGTTGGCAAGTTCGCCCCAGGCTTGGGGCGGTTGAAAAAGTAG
- the carB gene encoding carbamoyl-phosphate synthase large subunit — protein MPKREDIKSILVIGAGPIVIGQACEFDYSGTQACRALKEDGYRVILVNSNPATIMTDIELADATYIEPITPYYVTKIIEKEKPDALLPTMGGQTALNTAVKLAESGVLERHGVELIGAKFRAIRKAENREFFSDAMKKLGLEMAKGFFVRNEKEAKEALEEIGLPIVIRPSFTLGGTGGGFAETKADYYDVVRRGLAESPIGEVLVEESLIGWKEYELEVIRDLADNVIIVCSIENVDPMGVHTGDSITVAPAQTLTDRQYQELRDASIKIIREIGVETGGSNIQFAINPKNGRIVVIEMNPRVSRSSALASKATGFPIAKVAAKLAVGYTLDEITNDITKTTPASFEPSIDYTVVKVPRWDFEKFKNVDARLGVQMKSVGEVMAFGRNFREALQKSLRGLEIGRAGLGCDGKDIMNVIDMTQQQRKFAKEDLLEKIKIPKADRMFYLRYAFQAGATVEEVQQSTGIDPWFLDNIRQIVEFEDELRQMAAESEA, from the coding sequence GTGCCAAAACGCGAGGACATCAAGTCTATTCTGGTGATTGGAGCTGGACCGATTGTTATCGGGCAGGCGTGTGAGTTTGATTATTCGGGCACCCAGGCGTGCCGGGCGCTCAAGGAGGATGGTTACCGGGTCATTCTTGTCAACAGCAATCCTGCGACGATTATGACCGATATCGAGCTGGCCGACGCCACCTACATCGAGCCGATCACACCCTACTATGTCACCAAGATCATCGAAAAGGAGAAGCCGGATGCGCTGCTTCCGACCATGGGTGGTCAGACCGCGCTGAACACGGCGGTGAAGCTCGCCGAATCGGGCGTGCTCGAACGCCACGGCGTCGAGCTGATCGGCGCGAAGTTCCGCGCCATCCGCAAGGCTGAGAACCGCGAGTTCTTCAGCGATGCGATGAAAAAGCTCGGCCTCGAAATGGCCAAGGGCTTTTTCGTGCGCAACGAAAAGGAGGCCAAAGAGGCGCTCGAAGAGATCGGTCTGCCGATTGTCATCCGTCCTTCGTTTACCCTCGGCGGCACGGGTGGCGGTTTCGCTGAAACCAAGGCCGACTACTACGACGTGGTGCGGCGCGGCCTGGCCGAGAGCCCGATTGGCGAGGTGCTGGTCGAAGAGAGCCTGATCGGCTGGAAGGAGTATGAGCTTGAGGTGATCCGCGATCTGGCCGACAACGTCATCATCGTCTGCTCCATCGAGAACGTCGATCCGATGGGCGTGCACACAGGCGACAGTATCACGGTCGCCCCGGCCCAGACCCTCACCGACCGTCAGTACCAGGAGCTGCGCGACGCATCGATCAAGATCATCCGCGAAATCGGCGTCGAGACCGGTGGCAGCAATATCCAGTTCGCGATTAATCCGAAGAATGGCCGCATCGTGGTCATCGAGATGAATCCTCGTGTGTCGAGAAGCTCCGCGCTTGCCTCGAAGGCGACCGGTTTCCCGATTGCCAAGGTAGCCGCCAAGCTTGCGGTAGGCTACACGCTCGACGAGATTACCAACGACATCACCAAGACGACGCCCGCAAGCTTCGAGCCTTCGATTGACTACACCGTGGTGAAGGTGCCTCGCTGGGATTTCGAGAAGTTCAAGAATGTTGATGCGCGTCTCGGCGTGCAGATGAAGTCGGTCGGTGAGGTGATGGCCTTTGGACGCAACTTCCGCGAGGCGCTCCAGAAGTCACTCCGCGGTCTCGAAATCGGTCGGGCCGGACTTGGCTGCGACGGCAAGGACATCATGAATGTCATCGACATGACCCAGCAGCAGCGCAAGTTCGCCAAAGAGGATCTGCTTGAAAAGATCAAGATTCCCAAGGCTGACCGGATGTTTTATCTCCGCTATGCCTTCCAGGCTGGTGCGACCGTCGAAGAGGTGCAGCAGTCCACCGGCATCGATCCGTGGTTCCTCGACAACATTCGCCAGATCGTTGAGTTCGAGGACGAGCTTCGTCAGATGGCAGCTGAAAGCGAGGCATGA
- the elbB gene encoding isoprenoid biosynthesis glyoxalase ElbB, which translates to MKKIGVILSGCGVYDGSEIHEAVLTLLSLDKAQAEAVCFAPDIPQRHVVNHLTGEVSENETRNVLVESARIARGSIRNLRDIDTMILDGLIIPGGYGAAKNLSDYAVAGAKCEVLPEVADAVMRFRKSGKPVGFLCIAPVIAAKLFGPEGIEVTIGSDPQTAADIAAMGAKHVAAPVEEIVVSPGSKIVTTPAYMLGPGISDIAKGIDKLVAKVLELA; encoded by the coding sequence ATGAAAAAGATCGGAGTCATACTTTCGGGATGCGGCGTCTATGACGGATCGGAAATCCACGAGGCGGTGCTCACGCTTTTGTCGCTCGACAAAGCCCAGGCCGAAGCGGTCTGCTTCGCGCCCGACATTCCGCAACGCCATGTCGTCAATCATCTTACGGGCGAGGTTTCGGAAAACGAAACCCGGAACGTGCTGGTCGAATCGGCCCGTATCGCTCGCGGTTCCATCCGGAATCTGCGTGACATCGACACCATGATCCTCGATGGCCTCATCATTCCAGGCGGCTACGGCGCGGCCAAGAATCTGAGCGATTACGCCGTCGCCGGAGCGAAGTGCGAAGTGCTTCCCGAGGTCGCCGACGCGGTCATGCGGTTCCGTAAAAGCGGAAAACCGGTCGGATTCCTCTGCATCGCGCCGGTCATTGCGGCAAAGCTGTTTGGCCCGGAAGGCATTGAAGTGACCATCGGCAGCGACCCGCAGACAGCGGCGGACATCGCGGCGATGGGCGCGAAACATGTCGCAGCTCCGGTTGAGGAGATCGTCGTCAGCCCCGGCTCGAAGATCGTCACCACCCCGGCCTACATGCTCGGCCCCGGCATCAGCGACATCGCCAAAGGCATCGACAAACTGGTAGCCAAAGTGCTCGAACTGGCGTGA